The Cololabis saira isolate AMF1-May2022 chromosome 5, fColSai1.1, whole genome shotgun sequence genome segment ACTGGGCTCCCTGCGTGAAAGCCAAGAAATAAACCATCTTGCTGTCATATGCATGCTCAGTGGGTATTTGTGGATCAGCGTCAGCGATGCACAAATACCCACCTTTACTGTAGCCATCGAACTCAGGGTGGTACTGGAACTCCTGGTCGAAAGGGATCTTGAATTGTTTGGCCACTTCCTGCCACTCTTTCGGGGCAGGATGTTGGAGGAGATCGGCCAACTCCAACGCAAACTGGAGACTTAAGAATTAAAAAACGTTTTGTATTTATTATGTCATTGATAAGATAATGCGTTGTATACAAATATTCATATTAGTACCCAAGTTTGGCCACTGCGTTTGTGTACACAGAGTTGTTCACATTGGAGTAATATTCATCTGGTGGCATGACACCTGGGCGGAAGAGAAATGAAGCATTTGTTGATATGCATGACACAAGGTGAATGAAGacttacaaaaataaaagcagctttGCTGCTTCAATCAGAGTTTGTACTTTTCTCCTCGCAGTTGTCTTTACCTAAGAGGTGATACTTCTGCTCATCGGGGTCCCATGTCACTCTGGAAACCCAGTAATCAGCGACCCCGTAGATCACCTCGCTGCCCTTGCCCTCGCTGAACATGGACAGATCCTGCAATGACGACGTGAGTTACCACAGAGTCTGACAACGCGACGGAAAGCGGCTATAAATGGAAGTACCTCGGTGAGGTAGAGATAGTGTTGGAAGGCCAACGTGACGTCTCCGTTGAtgtgaatctcttgttgtccaTAAATGTCCTCCGGACACACCTCTCTCCCAGACACGGCGCTCTCCCACGGGAACTTCAGGCCCTGTGCAGACAGCAGCGGCTCCTCAGTCGGGTTGTTATAATTATCAAATTGTGGATCTAGAAGTTGTCCGGACGGGTTTAAGACACGTCACAGATACCCCTTTACAACTTTACAACCAACAGCTGCACAAAAACAAGCCGAAAACCCAGGGGAACCCACAGCTCGAACCATCATCACACAGACCCACATAAAAACCAGGCGCAGTGAAGGCACCATGCAGTACGGGCACTAAGATAATGATCACTCTCCAGCTAGAAGAGGAAGACCCACGGGCTCTCTAAAAAGTCCTCATGTTTATCCCTCACAGTGCACTCATAATAATGGCAAATTTATCTACGTGAGATTATAGTGTTAATAGCTGAATGAGTCAAACCTCAACAAGTGTTAGTGCATTTGCGGGCTAGTCGCCATCGCTGCTCCAGTTCAATGCCACCAGCATCAAGTGTACGACGCCAGCTGCTACGGTTTTCAGCCATCCTTTCCCAGCTAGATGTATCGACATTTAACGCTTTCATACCACGTTTCGCGACATCTTTGAAGCGAAGAAGTGGACGTCCTCTCCTTCGCACACCCTCACAAACCTCGCCGTAGAGGATGCACTTGGGCAGCCGGTATCTGGCATTCTGTGCAGGTGACCAAGCCAACGGAGCCTTCTGATCTTCAAAGTTTGGAAGAGAGATTTGCTGCCAGCCCGTTTCAAACTTCTTCGTTCGTGACCCTGTCCTGCCACTTAATTCCCTGTATGTGCCTTAGGCAACGCATATGGAAGGAGTTCAGCCTTTGTTCTTGACGGGCATATGTTGTCCATATTTCCGTACCATATAACATTATGCTAAGAACGCAGGATTCATAAATGCGGCACTTAGTTCGTTCCGTGATATGATAGTTCTGCCAAGCTCTAGctctttattaggtacaccagGTACCAGCAGAGATCAGAGTCCAAAGACTTCTGGGCCATTTCTCCATGTGTGTTTGTCTATGAAAGCTTAAAGGAAAGATGGTGACACCAGAGGAGCCGTCTGGTCATCTTTACCTTGTATCCCTGCTTCTGGGCGTTGTCTTTGGCTCCACTTATAGTCCCCACCCGGTACTCCAGCACTGCTCGGGCCAGCTTTGGGTAGAACAGCGCTATCCCAGGAAACATCCAAATGTCCTGTCGGGGGGAAAATAGACTGATGTTAGGACgtgtgtcacagcagcagcaacataGCTTCCCATCAGCCCTCTAGCCTCACCTGGTCCCAGAAAACATGCCCCCAGTAATCCTGACCGTACCCACCATTGGAGAGCCCGCCCGGACTGACCCCGCCAAAAGAGCTGGAGGTGTCGTGGATGGAAGGGAACGCACTGAGGAGGTAGAAAATGCATCCAATCAGAGCCTTGCAGAGGCTGTCCGACCCTGTGGCCTCCACCTGGCTCTGCAGCCACAGCTCCTTCCAAGCGTTCTCGTGAGACGGACGCAGGTTGCCGGACGCCAACAGGTTCAGGCCGTCATCGTAACTGGACTGAGCAGATTCCAAACTGTTGGCCACGACCAGGATGAAGCCCCAGCGGGCCTGGCTCTGCCCCGGTTTCAGCGCCACAGTGGAGGGTATGACGGTCCAGATCAGATGCACCGTAGGACAGGAGCCTCCTGGGATCTCGGCTGTGCTCGTTTTTCCCTGGATGTGGCTGGGAGGATGGGATAATGTGGTTGGTGTAGTAGGCTAATTTGCAGTTGCACTATCACGTTAAGAAGAAAAAGCCCAGTCAACCTCACCTTCCTCCTTTGTAATCAGGACGCTCCTCGAAAGCGATGTCTAAGCTCTGAGGGGTGAATGAAGTGACCAGGTTAACCGTGACGGGACGCTCTGAGGTCCCCTGGCGCACCAGCAGGACCTCCATCACCATGAGGTTGGGGCAGGATCGGTGTGAATATAAAGTCTGAGAGGCCGTTGCACTACCTGAGCTCAGGGTGTGAGTAAAAATACCTGGACAGGAGTGGGAGACAAAAGAAGAGATGCATGAAAATAAACCTGCAAAGAGCTAAACTCACACTCACGTGCACTGCATACTACCGATGTGGGTGTCCAGGGTGTAGGTGTGTGTTGCAGCATCTTCCGACTCCATCTTCACAGCTAGAGGGCAGGGGATGTCAGCTCTGTGGCAACGACCACCCTCCCCATTGTAAATACTGCCCATGTGCATGATTTTGTTGAACACCCTCCAGCCCAGAATGCCATTGGCCAGCGGAGGGAGGAAGCGAGGGTCGCTGGGTAGGGCGTCGGTGGTGAAGATGTATGGGTCTGAGTCACAGGACATGATGAGGAAGGGTTCTTCCCAGGCAGCTCAGCTGAATAAACAACCATTGCACTCATTAGAGGGCATAAAAAACATCTGTGTGCAGTTTTCAAAGCAAGAAAGAGACATTGCATCATTACTGGCACCCGTCCGGGTTACATGCGGGTCAGAAAAGGCTATTCAAGTCTGTGAACTTTAGCACTTTTGTGTCAAATGGTGTTTCCAAATGCAACGTCGAGCTCCCAGATAACAATCTCTGAGCTGAGACACGGTGAGGCTGCGCATGACAGGAAAACACTGTAAAACTGCTTTTATAGTTTTGCTTGTTCGGTCCGAAATGTCAACTTCAGTTGGAAGTGACTTTGAGTAAATTTGCACGGGCTGAGAGGAAGCCGAGCTGTTGCTGTCAGCAGCCAACGCAAACAGCTCTTAAAGACACTCAGACACAGTGGGACTCTTTCAGCCTCACGTGAGCAGGGATAAGCATCTTTTTCTGCAACAAAGAGgaatgcagaagaaaaaaaagaattaaaaagtgGACATACAACCTGGAAAGGGTCCCAAACTGCTTTTtcttgaaaacaaacaaatcagaCACAGTTTCTGGCCACTAAGTTCAGTCAGAATTCATAACTGTGGAGGACAAAGACCTCCAATGTTTTCCAGAAAGTGGAGTCAACTTATTGTGCAGAGACTCTGCTGAAGGAGGAGGCCTTTGCAGCTCTTTGTGCTGCACAGAAAATCTGGTCCTGGTGCTGGTTTGCTGAAAAACACGGCATGGATTTTACGCTGAGTGCTGGGCCTGGTCCCAGCCAAGCTGCAAGACAAGACAGgaatgccatccatccatccatcctctatacccgttttatcccttgcagggtcacaagggtctgctggagcccgtCCCAGCGCATGACAGGCCAGAGACAAGGGGACACATGGACAGGTCATGTCAAGTCCCCTCTTTCTTCTAATGATTCAGTATTTACAGTTAAAACAGTTATGTGATCATCATGTCGTCTGTCCTGTGCTGTTTTAGTCACTAAACGCTTCTTCTTTACCTTTATGGTAGCAGATTTGCTATTGACTgaaatatatactttttttcacGTGACCTTTTGGActtcttttattacattttatgaaATCTTTTGTTTGACATGTTTTCCAAAAGCTACTTAACAAATCAATACGTCTCCGTTCCGGGCCTACAGCCCCAGAGATCAACCACGTTGAGTCTGTTTCTACCGAAACACTTTGGTTATAGTAGGGTACCAAATTATTTGTGACGTATGAACACAAAATGCACCATTTTAAAGTTTAATGTCAAGTTTCTTCTtgccaagaagaagaaaaatacagTACTTTGATTGTCCTCTACTGTCCTGTCTCAAGCCCATTTCATCACCCCCTACAGCTACATCCATCAGATCTGGGCTCGAGCTCCAAACTGTACCGACCCAACCCATCCTGAGCGGTACCGTTCAGGCACATCCTGCCATTGACCATTTTGTGACCCACAGTTGGTGCACGAGAGATTTTCAAAGCACGGTAATTCGCAAAATAAaactttttaaagtttttttaaaacaaaaaaaaaggcagcacggtggcttagtggtaagcactgttgcctcacagcaagaaggttcccggttcgactccaaGGCCCggcagggcctttctgtgtggagtttgcatgttctccccgtgcttgcatgggtttcctccgggtactccggtttcctcccacagtccaaaaacatgtatgctAGATAAATTGATCATTagaaattgcccgtaggtgtgagtgtgagtgtgtctggttgtttgtggggactgcgggtggaaactagcaattcTGCTAAACCtgctgtatttacactgcttaatgtagtgtacattaatatgcattgtcccgtctaaatgaAACTTAAACTTTGAAACTTAAGGTACATTTTCTCACACAGTTACCATTAGACCTTTTTTGAAGCTTCATGATTACTAGAAGTGCAAGCAACATGAAATGAGACACATGTGAGGTCTTGTTTTGCATCACTGCTGCAAACATACAACAGGACCGACACCGGTATCATGAACTCGTGTGGTGAAGAActgttgaaataaaacacaaaccaTACCAGATGTGTAGCTCCGTAAATGTTGGCCGGGAAGGGAACGTGTTCAGCATCTTCATGGCCCTGAACTAGTCACAGAGTGGGTTTggatgatttaaaaataaatctttgATCTGTTTTGGGTTTACTCGGTATGTTAGTCTGTGGTAATTTCATTACACTGTATTTGTTTTAGTGTTACTGCGAAGTCTCCGTCTGGCGAGGTCAGCTGACTCCCAGAGCAGAGCCCGGCCTGTAGACGCAGCTGTTTGATACCTCCTGTGGTTCCCAGTGAACTTCCCAAAACCTCGGGGTTAAGATTCTTGATAGCGACTCTGGAAAAGAGACTTTTAAACAGCCTTATTGAAATATTCATTACACGAGTTACATTATGGGAGTAATGGCACTAAAGTCTGAA includes the following:
- the pgghg gene encoding protein-glucosylgalactosylhydroxylysine glucosidase, translated to MSCDSDPYIFTTDALPSDPRFLPPLANGILGWRVFNKIMHMGSIYNGEGGRCHRADIPCPLAVKMESEDAATHTYTLDTHIGIFTHTLSSGSATASQTLYSHRSCPNLMVMEVLLVRQGTSERPVTVNLVTSFTPQSLDIAFEERPDYKGGSHIQGKTSTAEIPGGSCPTVHLIWTVIPSTVALKPGQSQARWGFILVVANSLESAQSSYDDGLNLLASGNLRPSHENAWKELWLQSQVEATGSDSLCKALIGCIFYLLSAFPSIHDTSSSFGGVSPGGLSNGGYGQDYWGHVFWDQDIWMFPGIALFYPKLARAVLEYRVGTISGAKDNAQKQGYKGLKFPWESAVSGREVCPEDIYGQQEIHINGDVTLAFQHYLYLTEDLSMFSEGKGSEVIYGVADYWVSRVTWDPDEQKYHLLGVMPPDEYYSNVNNSVYTNAVAKLGLQFALELADLLQHPAPKEWQEVAKQFKIPFDQEFQYHPEFDGYSKGSPVKQADTVMLAYPLGLPMTPQVRKNDLEAYEPVTDPNGPAMTWGMFAIGWLELGEAERAQRLLEKCFKNIQGPFQVWSESSDGSGAVNFLTGMGGFLQAVLFGYTGFRVQKECLAFSPIIPDNITELCIRGMNYLGSQMDWLLRREEVCVILREREGLAGITRPYNLQVILKASGVKIPLTPGQPVTFPRGPGCVCKVETTSFCWPL